CCGCGGATGCGTCGTGCCTTCTCGAGCGCCGGGCCGACCCCGATGGGTCGATGCAGCGAGGTGCCGGCCATGGGAACCTCGGGATGATAGCGCCGTTACACTCCCCCGCATGACCAACGACGTCCTCACGGTGATCGTGGAGATCCCGAAGGGGTCACGCAACAAGTACGAGATGGACCACGACACCGGCGAGATCGTGCTCGACCGGATGCTCTTCACCTCGATGCAGTACCCGGCCGACTACGGGTTCATCGACGGCAGCCTCGGTGGCGACGGCGATCCCCTCGACGCCCTGGTGTTCGTGGGCGAGCCGACGTTCCCGGGGTGCCGCATCAACGTCCGACCGATCGGGTTGTTCCGCATGACCGACGAGAAGGGCGAGGACGAGAAGATCCTGTGCGTCCCGTTCCGCGACCCGATCTGGTCGCACGTCGGCGATCTCGCGGGGCTGCCGATGACCCTGCTGAACGAGATCGAGCACTTCTTCCAGGTCTACAAGGACCTCGAAGGGCACAAGGTGAGCACCGAGGGCTTCGAGGACCGGGCGTCGGCCGAGCGTGTGATCGCCGAGGCGAGGGCCCGGGCGCTGGAGGCATGACCCCCAGGGTCTTGCTGCGACCGCCGGTCGAGGCCGACCGTGCTGAGTTCATCGAGCGCCTCCTGGCGTCGAGCGAGCTCCACGACCCGTGGCTGGAACCCGGCGACCCGGCGCCCTGGTTCGAGCGGCTGTTGACGCGCAACCGGTCCGAGACGGACCGCTCCCTCCTGGTCTGCGACGCGGACGACGGTTCGATCGCCGGGGTGATGAACCTTTCGCAGATCGTCATGGACCCGTTCCGGAGCGCGTTCCTCGGCTACTACGCCTTCGAGCCGTTCGCCGGGCGGGGCTACATGCGCGCGGCGATGCCGCTGCTGCTGCGCTACGCGTTCGACGACCTCGGGCTGCATCGCGTGCAGGCGAACGTGCAGCCGGGGAACGAGGCCTCGATCGCGCTCGTCCGGGGCGCGGGATTCCGTCGCGAGGGTTTCTCGCCCCGGTACCTGTTCATCCGGGGCGCCTGGCGGGACCACGAGCAGTGGGTGAAGCTCGCCGACGACGCGCCCGCTGCTGTACGTGACCCGGCCTAAGCCGCCGGTCGCCGAACTACCGACTTCCGACGGCCCCCGAGCGGGAAAACACCGACTTTCGCCGGGCGCGACGGCCCCGTTCGGGGGATTAGTGTGCGCTCCGAGGGGGAGGGAACCCGTGCTGATGGAGCCTGACATGAACGACACGACCTGGAAGTCCTCGCCGCTCTCGGCGATCCGCGAACCCGTCACCGCGCCCGACACGCTCTCGGAGGGCCCGGTCAAGTTCCTGTTGGTCTCGGGCCAGCTCGACGACGGACGGTGGGGACTGGTCGGTGCCTACTGGCTCTCGATCGACGGGACCCGCGGCGGCTTCATCGTCGCTCCCCCGGCGATCTGGAGCGGCAGCGAGCTCGTCCGCAGTTACCGCAGCGGCGCCGAACGTGGCTGGCACGCTGAGCGCATCTACGCGTACTGGCAGGGCCAGGTAGGCATGGCGGGGCGGTTCATGATCGACCCGCAACAGCACGCCGACACGCTGTTCCAGGTCGCCCGGCGCGTCGGCGCCCTCTAGGGTTCGTCAGCCCCCAGCGACGTGGATGTCGGCGTCCTCGCAGATCGTCCCGCCGGGCGAGGACCACTCGCCGTCGAACCTCGCGAACGCGACCGACGCGACCACGACGCCGTCGCGCACGACGACGACTCCGGGGTCGTCGGCCGCCGGGTAGCCGGCGTATCCGACCTCGTCGTCAGCCCTCAATCCGCGCAGGCTGGCGCGGGCGACGTCGAGCGGGACCCGACCGACGGCTCGGTCTGGAGCGGTGGCGTAGTCCGCGATCCAGCTCATCGCGTTGCCGTCGCACGTCACCTCCCCCTCGAAGTACGAGCCGTCCGGATCCAGCACGTCGATCGAGTGCGTCAGAGGTTCGGTGCCGGAGTCGTGTGCGCTGTACCTCCAGCAGGCGGTCTCGATCGTTCCCGGAGCGGTGCCGGAGACGTGTCGGGTGGTGCCCGGCTCGACGTC
This window of the Actinomycetota bacterium genome carries:
- a CDS encoding GNAT family protein, with the translated sequence MTPRVLLRPPVEADRAEFIERLLASSELHDPWLEPGDPAPWFERLLTRNRSETDRSLLVCDADDGSIAGVMNLSQIVMDPFRSAFLGYYAFEPFAGRGYMRAAMPLLLRYAFDDLGLHRVQANVQPGNEASIALVRGAGFRREGFSPRYLFIRGAWRDHEQWVKLADDAPAAVRDPA
- a CDS encoding inorganic diphosphatase — encoded protein: MTNDVLTVIVEIPKGSRNKYEMDHDTGEIVLDRMLFTSMQYPADYGFIDGSLGGDGDPLDALVFVGEPTFPGCRINVRPIGLFRMTDEKGEDEKILCVPFRDPIWSHVGDLAGLPMTLLNEIEHFFQVYKDLEGHKVSTEGFEDRASAERVIAEARARALEA